The following are encoded together in the Lathyrus oleraceus cultivar Zhongwan6 chromosome 3, CAAS_Psat_ZW6_1.0, whole genome shotgun sequence genome:
- the LOC127126539 gene encoding uncharacterized protein LOC127126539: MVKRPRVPAETPNAKKRAVNCKQPVTIISRRLVIRCNLRHVRLQTAAPPPLNSRVQYARAGINTTRLPLRIRHSRLHFPQLVRFTASHGIGAMPSIQRRRLISFIHGALDSIVVVPPTLRSRMVPWITTKMTQIEAKTHRFRCGGEHRDQLESTTAIYHSSMPEVSLK, from the exons ATGGTCAAGAGGCCAAGAGTCCCTGCTGAAACACCAAATGCAAAAAAAAGGGCGGTCAATTGCAAACAGCCGGTGACAATCATTAGCCGACGACTGGTTATCCGCTGCAACCTCCGCCACGTCCGCCTTCAAACAGCAGCACCACCGCCTCTCAATAGCAGAGTTCAGTATGCTCGCGCCGGGATCAACACCACACGACTCCCGCTCAGGATTCGCCATTCACGTTTGCACTTTCCTCAGCTTGTGCGCTTCACTGCGTCTCATGGAATTGGAGCAATGCCTTCAATCCAACGTCGACGTCTCATCTCGTTCATCCATGGCGCTCTGGATTCAATCGTCGTCGTGCCTCCTACGTTGCGTTCAAGAATGGTACCATGGATAACAACTAAAATGACGCAGATAGAGGCTAAAACTCACCGATTTCGATGCGGCGGTGAACACAG GGACCAATTGGAATCAACAACTGCAATCTACCATTCCTCAATGCCTGAAGTGTCGCTTAAATAA